The DNA segment TGAAGGCAGGCTTGGAATGGGCCGGCCAAATCGCTGCAAATGGGCCGATAGCTGTTAAGGCAGCGAAGAAGGCGATTACCAGCGGGCTTGATACCAATCTTGCCCATGGAATAGAAATAGAGAATCAATGCTATCAGCTGACCATTCCGACAGAGGACCGTCTGGAGGGCTTGCGCGCATTCCAGGAAAAGAGGAAGCCTGTTTATAGAGGAATCTAGCTCTCGAAAGGAAGGATATGAATCATGGATACTATTCAAGCAGATTTGAACGAGCGGATCGCCCGCATCAAGGAAGGCGGGAATGAGAAATACCACCAAAAAAACAAGGAAGCAGGGAAGCTGTTCGTACGCGACAGGCTGAATCTTCTGCTTGATGAGGGACTAGAATCAGAGGATGCTCTTTTCGCCAATTGCGAAGCGGAGGATTTGCCGGCTGATGGTGTAGTGACAGGTCTTGGTTCCATTAATGGTCAGCCGGTTGCGGTCATGGCGAATGACTCGACCATTAAGGCCGGCTCATGGGGTGCAAGGACCGTGGAGAAAATCATCCGTATCCAGGAGACTGCTGATAAGCTTCAAATCCCGTTGCTGTACTTGGTTGATTCGGCAGGTGCGCGTATCACGGACCAGGTGGAGATGTTTCCTGGCAGGCGCGGGGCGGGGCGCATTTTCTATAACCAGGTGAAAATGTCCGGCAAAGTGCCGCAAATCTGTCTCTTATTTGGTCCATCCGCTGCCGGGGGCGCCTATATACCAGCCTTTTGTGACATCGTCGTCATGGTTGAGGGCAATGCCTCCATGTACCTTGGCTCACCGCGTATGTCAGAGATGGTCATTGGTGAGAAGGTTTCTTTAGAGGAAATGGGCGGTGCGAGAATGCATTGCTCTGTGTCCGGATGCGGGGATGTGCTGGCGAAAAGCGAAGAGGAGGCCATCGCGTTTGCCCGCCGCTATTTATCCTATTTCCCTGCCAATTACACAGAAAAGCCAAAAGCGGAAAGTCCTAGAGCCGCAGCCCAATTAGCGAAACCGCTTGAGGAGCTGCTTCCGAAAAACCAGAACGCCCCATTTGATATGTATGATCTGATTAAAGGAATCATTGATGAGGATTCTTTTTGTGAGATCAAAAAACTGTTTGCGCCTGAACTGATCACAGGGCTCGCTCGCCTGCAAGGAAAGCCGGTCGGTATCATTGCCAATCAGCCTCGCATGAAAGGCGGTGTGCTTTTCCATGATTCTGCGGATAAAGCGGCGAAATTCATCCATTTATGTGATGCCTATCATATCCCGCTTCTTTTCCTCGCCGATATCCCAGGCTTCATGATTGGGACGAAGGTGGAGCAGGCAGGAATCATCCGCCACGGGGCGAAGATGATTGCCGCGATGAGTGAGGCGACCGTTCCGAAGATTTCTGTTATTGTCCGCAAGGCATATGGCGCGGGTCTTTACGCAATGGCTGGTCCTGCCTTTGAGCCGGATTGCTGTCTCGCATTGCCGAATGCCTCGATTGCGGTTATGGGGCCAGAAGCTGCCGTTAATGCGGTATATGCCAATAAGATTGCGGCATTGCCCGAGGAGGAGCGTCAAGCCTTCGTCATGCAAAAACGGGAGGAATATAAAGAAGATATTGATCTCTACCGTTTAGCTTCTGAGATGATTATTGACGGGATTGTGGAACCGCAAAACCTCCGCAGTGAGCTTTCGACAAGATTCCGACTCTATGAAAGCAAGCATCAGGTATTCACGGAGAGAAAGCATCCGGTTTATCCGGTATAACAGGAGGGACTTGGCATGCAATTGTCCAAATGGGTACCTGATGATAAGACAGTGAATTCGATAAGGCTCGTGCAGTGGATGAAGGAATTAGGTATTCCTGAATATGACGCCTTTTACCAAAAGTCGATTGACGAGCCGGAATGGTTTTGGAAGGCGGTTGAACAGGAGCTCGGCTTCGTCTGGAAGAAACCGTATGACAAGGTTTTAAACCTTGAGAACGGGATTCCCCATCCTAAGTGGTACGTGGGAGGGGAATGCAATCTCATCGATACGGCGTTGGGGAAATGGGCGGATATGGACCGCCCTGCCATTGAATGGGAGGGTGAACAAGGAGATTCACGCACAATCAGCTATGCGGAGCTCGATGAATGGGTGAGC comes from the Pradoshia eiseniae genome and includes:
- a CDS encoding acyl-CoA carboxylase subunit beta, encoding MDTIQADLNERIARIKEGGNEKYHQKNKEAGKLFVRDRLNLLLDEGLESEDALFANCEAEDLPADGVVTGLGSINGQPVAVMANDSTIKAGSWGARTVEKIIRIQETADKLQIPLLYLVDSAGARITDQVEMFPGRRGAGRIFYNQVKMSGKVPQICLLFGPSAAGGAYIPAFCDIVVMVEGNASMYLGSPRMSEMVIGEKVSLEEMGGARMHCSVSGCGDVLAKSEEEAIAFARRYLSYFPANYTEKPKAESPRAAAQLAKPLEELLPKNQNAPFDMYDLIKGIIDEDSFCEIKKLFAPELITGLARLQGKPVGIIANQPRMKGGVLFHDSADKAAKFIHLCDAYHIPLLFLADIPGFMIGTKVEQAGIIRHGAKMIAAMSEATVPKISVIVRKAYGAGLYAMAGPAFEPDCCLALPNASIAVMGPEAAVNAVYANKIAALPEEERQAFVMQKREEYKEDIDLYRLASEMIIDGIVEPQNLRSELSTRFRLYESKHQVFTERKHPVYPV